CTGCTCGATGGCCACCGCCGGCGACAGCCCTTCGATGCTGTCCACGTCCGGCTTGGCCATCTGCTCCAGGAACTGGCGGGCGTAGGTGGACAGGGATTCCACGTAGCGGCGCTGGCCCTCGGCATAGAGGGTGTCGAAGGCCAGGGTCGATTTGCCGGACCCGGACAGGCCGGTGAGGACCACCAGGGCATTCCGGGGCAGATCGACACTGATGTTCTTGAGATTGTGCATCCGGGCGCCCTGGATGCGGATCGCGCTGGGCTCCATGGCTCTCCATCAACCCTTGCGCGCCAGGCGGGCGGCGAAGAAGCCGTCGGTGTCGTGGCGGGCTGGCTCGGTGCGCAAAAGGCCCTGGCCATCCACCAGCTCGCGGGCCGGCGCCGGCAGCCAGGGCCGGGGATCATCCTGCCGGAAGCCGGGGTGCCGGGCCAAAAAGGCGGCCAGCACCTCCTCGTTCTCCTCGGGCTCGTGGGAGCAGGTGGCGTAGACCAGGACCCCACCCTCCGCGACCAGCGGGCCGGCCGCTTCCAGAAGCGCCAGCTGCTTAGCCTGGTAGCGGGCCAGATCCTCCGGCTGCCGGCGCCAGCGCAGATCCGGATGGCGCCGCAAGACCCCGGTGCCGGAGCAGGGGGCGTCGAGCAGCACCCCCTGAAAGCCTCCCTGGGGGAGGGTGCGGGCCTGCTCCTCCAGCCGTCCCGCCCGGATCTCCACCTCGGCCGTCAGGCCCAGGCGGCCGAGATTTTCGGCCAGGAGCCGCCGCCGGGCCGGCTCTGGCTCCACCGCGACGATCCGGCCGGCCGGCCCAGCCAGCTCGGCCAGCTGGGTGGTCTTGCCGCCCAGGCCGGCGCAGGCATCCAGGAAAGAGCCTCCGGGCACCGGCCCCAGGAGCAGCGGCACCAGCTGGGCCGCCTCGTCCTGGACCTGGAACAGTCCCTGGCTGTAGCCGGGCAGCTCCGGCACCGGCCCGGCGTCGGCCGGCAGGCGCACCGCCTGGGGGGCAAAGCGGCCCGGCGCGGCAGCGAGGCCGGCGGCAGCGAGGCTGGCCAGCAGCCGGCCGGCATCGCCACGCCTGCGGTTGGCCCGCAGGACGAGCGGCGCCGGCTGGTTGGCGGCCTGGCAGCGGCTGGCAGCGGCCTCTGGTCCCAGGGCGCGATGCCAGCGGGCCACCAGCCAGGCGGGCAGGCTTGCGGCCACCGCCAGGGCCTCGGTGGCCGGCAGACTGGCGGCCGGCTCTGGCAGAAGGGGGCGCTGGCGATCGACCTGCCGCAGCACCGCGTTGACGAAGCCGGCGGTGCGGTCAGCCAGGCCCAGGGCCTTGGCGGCCGCCACCGTCTCGTGCACCGCGGCAAAGGCCGGCACCCGATCGAGGAACAGGAGCTGGAAGAGGCCCAGGCGGAGGGCGGCCAAGGCCAGAGGGTCGAGGCGGGGCAGGGGCCGGCGGCAGAAGCGGGCCGCCAGCCAGTCCAGGTAGCCCTGGCGCTGGACCGCGCCGCTGGCCAGGCCGAAGGCCAGGCGCCGGTCCCGGTCGGCCAGGCTGCCGGCCCGGCCAAGATGGCGGTCGATGATCCGGTCCAGATCCGCCGGCCGGCGGCCCCATTCCCGGAGCACCGCCAGGGCGACGGCGCGGGGGCTCGGGCTCAGCACCGGCCCACCACCGCGGCGCAACGGCCGGTCTGCCGGTCCCGGCGAAAGGAAAAAAAGTCCTGGTCGCACACCGTGCAGACCCCGGCGCAGGCGATCCGTGACGGCGCCAGCCCGCAGGCCGTAAGCTGGCCGGCGCTGATCGCCCAGAAGTCGAAGCGGTCGCCGTCCAGCCGATACGGCCAGAAGCTGGCCGGCAGCTCGTCCCGAAAGCCCCGGAATTCGGCACAGCAGGGACCCAGCGACGGGCCGATGGCGGCCAGGAGATCCGCCGGCCGGCTGCCGAAGGCCTCGACCATGGCGGCCACCGTTGCCGGCAGGATGCCGGCCACCGAGCCCCGCCAGCCGGCATGGGCCAGGCCGACCGCCTGCCGCACCGGGTCCAGAAGAAAGACCGCCTGGCAGTCGGCACCCTGGATCATGATCCCCACCCCGGCGAGGTCCGTGACCAGGGCATCGAAGCCCGGGATCTCCCGGTCGTCGTCCGGCGCCTGCCGGAGCACCAGCACCCCGGCGCCGTGCACCTGGCCCAGGGAGACCAGACGAGGCAGGCCCAGGGCCTCCTTGAGCCGCTGGCGGTTGGCGGCAACGTTCTCCGGCCGGTCGCCCACCCCGAGGCCGACGTTCAACGAGCGCCAGGGATGGGGGCTGACGCCGCCCGGCCGGCCGAAGACCCCATGCCGGAAACCGGGCAGGCAAAGGCTGTCAAAAGCCAGGTGCAACAAGCCATCCGACAGGCGTTGCTGCAGGCAGCCGTGGCTCATGGCCGCCGGCTCTGGCCCTGCAACTTGTGCTGGCACATTGGGCTGAAACATTGTAAGAAGGAGCGATTATCCGCGGCCAGAGGGCCGTGCTGGCCGAGCGGGCCCGTGCAGCGACCGCCGGCATTGTCATCATCTGGCCGGGATGGCCCGGACCGACCCGGCAAAGGATACCCATGTATTTCCAAGACATCATCCTGGAATTGAGCCGATTCTGGGCCGCGCAGGGCTGTGTCATCATGCAGCCTTACGACATGGAGGTCGGGGCCGGCACCTTCCATCCGGCCACCCTCCTGCGCTCTCTGGGGCCGGAGCCGTGGAGCGCGGCCTATGTCCAGCCGTCCCGGCGGCCCACCGATGGCCGCTACGGCGAGAACCCCAACCGGCTGCAGCACTATTATCAGTACCAGGTGGTCATGAAGCCGTCGCCCCAGGACATCGTCGACCGCTACCTGGAAAGCCTCAGGGCCTTCGGCCTGGACCTTCTGGAGCACGATATCCGTTTCGTGGAGGACGACTGGGAGTCCCCGACCCTGGGGGCAGCGGGCCTGGGCTGGGAGGTGTGGCTGGACGGCATGGAGATCACCCAGTTCACCTATTTCCAGCTGGCCGGCTCCATCGAGCTTGCGCCGGTCACCGCCGAGATCACCTACGGCCTGGAGCGGATCGCCATGTATCTCCAGGGGGTGGACTCGGTCTACCAGATCCAGTGGACCAGGGGCGTCCGCTATGGTGATGTCCACCACCAGGGGGAGCGGGAGTTCTCGGCCTTCAACTTCGAGGAGGCCAACGTCGATCTTCTGGTCGGGCTGTTCAACGGCTTCGAGGCCGAGGCCGGGAGGCTGTTCGAGGCCGGCCTGATCCTGCCCGGCTACGATTACTGTCTCAAGTGCTCCCACACCTTCAACCTGCTGGACGCCCGCAAGGCGATCAGCGTCGCCGAGCGCACCCGCTACATTGCCCGGATCCGCAACCTGGCCCGGCGGGCCGCCGAGCTCTACGTCCAGCAGCGGGCGGCCATGGGTCACCCCTTGCTGGCGGCGCACGCCGTCTGATCGGGCCGGGGAGGGGAGGGGGCACAACGGCAAAGCCGGCTGGCGGGTGGCAAGACCCGGCGCACCCGGCTCGGCAAGGCAGGATGGCGGAAGTGCATGGGAATCGAACCCACCCACCGAGCTTTTCACCCGGTGCACCGGATTTGAAGTCCGGGAGGGCCACCAGTGCCCTTTCCACTTCCAAGGACGGATTCTACGGGCTACAATCCCGGAGCACAACCATTTTCTCGCGCCCCTGGCCTTCTCCGGGGCGTCTTACCAGCCTGACAAGGGAGCGTGACTGACTTTATGGACTGCAATCGGCTGAAGAGCTTGGTCAAGTCCTGGTATCTCCAGGTTCAGGACGAGGCCCTGGCACCGGCCCGCATGGTGGAGTTCATCGAAAAGCACATCCGCAGCTGCCAGGTCTGCCTGCGGGATCCGGACGTGCGTCTGGAAGTGGACCGGATTACCGAGATTGTTCTGCCGCCCTCCAAGGTCACCAAGGTGGTCAAGAAGGCCGATGAGCTGGAGGAGGTCGAGCCGGAAGAGACCGAAGCCGCGGGAGCGGAGGAGGGCGACGAGGATCTGGACGAGGGCGGCTTCGGCGAGGTGGTCGTCGCCGAGGAGGAGGGGCTGGAGGACGAGGAGGAAGAGGAGTACTGACCTCGCGCTGTTCCCGGTCACCACCTCTGAAAACAGCCGAGGCCGCAACCCCCTCAAGAGGGGTTGCGGCCTCGGCTGTTTATTTTGGTGGCGATGCAGGGACTTGAACCCCGGACACCGCGGATATGAGCCGCGTGCTCTCACCAACTGAGCTACATCGCCATGGGGTCCGGCAAAGAGGCCCTATATATGGTTGATTCGGGGGGCGTTGTCAAGAGCCAAGCGCCGGACTGGATATTCGATAGGCAAGAGGCCCAGTCAATTCGGCTTCGACAACGTGGGCCGCCAGGCGCCAACGGGGTGGGCGATGGGCCGCCCGCAGGGCGACGCATGCGTCGCCTGGTGCCTCGCAGCGGTGGGGAGCAGCGCCGGACACCAGCGTTGGCAGGCCCCCGATCGGTGGCGACGTGCGTCCGATGGATCCTCCCGTAGGGGCGACGCATGCGTCGCCCTCTGTGCGCCCGCTTGCAGGACCATCGCATCCAGCCTGGCGTCGACCTTGTCGAATATCCAGACCCGGAGCCGGCTATGGCTCCTCGGGGGTTGCTTCGATTCCCATGCTCCCATTGAGAGCCATGAGAGCCATGAGAGCCATGAGAGCCATGAGAGCCATGGGAGCTATGGGAGTCATGGGAGTCATGGGAC
This portion of the Thermodesulfobacteriota bacterium genome encodes:
- the rsmB gene encoding 16S rRNA (cytosine(967)-C(5))-methyltransferase RsmB, giving the protein MLSPSPRAVALAVLREWGRRPADLDRIIDRHLGRAGSLADRDRRLAFGLASGAVQRQGYLDWLAARFCRRPLPRLDPLALAALRLGLFQLLFLDRVPAFAAVHETVAAAKALGLADRTAGFVNAVLRQVDRQRPLLPEPAASLPATEALAVAASLPAWLVARWHRALGPEAAASRCQAANQPAPLVLRANRRRGDAGRLLASLAAAGLAAAPGRFAPQAVRLPADAGPVPELPGYSQGLFQVQDEAAQLVPLLLGPVPGGSFLDACAGLGGKTTQLAELAGPAGRIVAVEPEPARRRLLAENLGRLGLTAEVEIRAGRLEEQARTLPQGGFQGVLLDAPCSGTGVLRRHPDLRWRRQPEDLARYQAKQLALLEAAGPLVAEGGVLVYATCSHEPEENEEVLAAFLARHPGFRQDDPRPWLPAPARELVDGQGLLRTEPARHDTDGFFAARLARKG
- the pgeF gene encoding peptidoglycan editing factor PgeF, encoding MSHGCLQQRLSDGLLHLAFDSLCLPGFRHGVFGRPGGVSPHPWRSLNVGLGVGDRPENVAANRQRLKEALGLPRLVSLGQVHGAGVLVLRQAPDDDREIPGFDALVTDLAGVGIMIQGADCQAVFLLDPVRQAVGLAHAGWRGSVAGILPATVAAMVEAFGSRPADLLAAIGPSLGPCCAEFRGFRDELPASFWPYRLDGDRFDFWAISAGQLTACGLAPSRIACAGVCTVCDQDFFSFRRDRQTGRCAAVVGRC
- the glyQ gene encoding glycine--tRNA ligase subunit alpha, with the translated sequence MYFQDIILELSRFWAAQGCVIMQPYDMEVGAGTFHPATLLRSLGPEPWSAAYVQPSRRPTDGRYGENPNRLQHYYQYQVVMKPSPQDIVDRYLESLRAFGLDLLEHDIRFVEDDWESPTLGAAGLGWEVWLDGMEITQFTYFQLAGSIELAPVTAEITYGLERIAMYLQGVDSVYQIQWTRGVRYGDVHHQGEREFSAFNFEEANVDLLVGLFNGFEAEAGRLFEAGLILPGYDYCLKCSHTFNLLDARKAISVAERTRYIARIRNLARRAAELYVQQRAAMGHPLLAAHAV